DNA from Roseimicrobium sp. ORNL1:
CGCGTACGAGCTACCTCGCGCGCATCCGCAACGTGAATGAAGAGCTTCTCAAGCTCGACACTCGCGCTCGCAGGGCCGGTGAGGCCAGCAAGTTCAACATCTGATTTCCTACTGATCCTTACCCGTCATGGCGCAATCCGCGACAGCATCCTCCAAAGCACCGGCCACGCCGCGCATTCTTGAGCGCGAGCCCCTGGTGCTTAACAACCGCAACTACGCCTGGATCACGAACCGCATCTGCGGCATCGTGGAAAACAGGCAGCCCACCTTGTGGTGGTTGCTGTTCGTACCCTCAGTGATGCTGACCAGCATCATGGTGTTCGGCTTTGTGTACCTCATCTCCACCGGCGTCGGTGTGTGGGGCCAGAAGCAGCCGGTCGCCTGGGCGTGGGACATCACGAACTTCGTGTTCTGGATCGGTATCGGCCACGCCGGTACGCTGATTTCCGCCATTCTCTTCCTTACCCGGCAGAAGTGGCGTACCGCGGTGAACCGCGCGTCGGAAGCCATGACCCTCTTCGCGGTGATGTGCGCGGGCCTGTATCCCGCCTTCCACGTCGGTCGTGTGTGGATGGTGTGGTTCCTCGCTCCCGTGCCAAACGCGAATGCCGTCTGGCAGAACTTCAAGTCCCCGCTGCTGTGGGACGTGTTCGCGGTGTCGACGTACTTCACCGTGTCCGTGCTCTTCTGGTACCTCGGCCTCGTGCCTGACCTCGCCACCCTGCGTGACCGCTGCAAGGCTGGCATCAAGAAGACCCTGTACGGCATCTTCGCCCTCGGCTGGCGCGGTGGTAACCGTCAGTGGAACCACTATGAAATGGCGTACCTCCTTCTGGCCGCCCTTTCCACCCCGCTGGTGCTCTCCGTGCACTCCGTGGTGTCCTTCGACTTCGCCACCTCCGTTGTCCCTGGCTGGCACACCACCATCTTCCCGCCCTACTTCGTGGCAGGCGCCATCTTCGGTGGCTTCGCGATGGTGCTGACCCTGATGATTCCCGTGCGCGCCATCTACGGCCTGCACGACCTCATCACGGCGAAGCACATCGACAACATGTCGAAGATCATCCTGCTGACGGGAACCATCGTGGGCTACGCCTACTGCATGGAGCTCTTCATGGCCTACTACAGCGCCAGCAAGTATGAGCGCGATGCCTTCCTTCTCCGTACGATCTACGGACCGAGCTGGCCCTATTACTACGCGATGTTCTTCTGCAACGTGATCGCCCCGCAGCTCTTCTGGATCAAGAAGATGCGCACCAACCTCATCTCCGTGATGATTGTGTGCATGTTCGTGAACGCGGGCATGTGGTATGAACGCTACGTCATCATCGTGACGACCCTTGAGCGTCACTTCATGCCGGGCTCCTGGAGGACCTTCGACGCCACCTGGGTGGACAACTGGACCTTCATCGGAACCTTCGGGTTCTTCCTCATGAACTTCCTTCTGTTCCTCCGCTTCCTGCCGGTGATCGCCATCGCGGAAGTGAAGGGCGTGGTACCGCAGTCCAATCCGCACTTTGACGACCACGGCGAGCGTGGTGTCCACGAACTTCAACCCGGGGTGTTTGGCAATCCGGAACTGCCCAACAAGGCCTAATCACCCAGCCCACGAGGAAACCAATCATGGCGAAGACCACCCTCAAACGAGTACACGGCTACCTGGCGGAGTTCGAAAGCGCCTCGGACGTGTATCATGCCTCCGAGAAGATCCGTGACGCGGGCTTCCAGCGCTGGGACGTGCACTCCCCGTTTCCCATCCACGGCCTCAATGAAGCCATGGGTGTGAAGCGCTCCACGCTGCCCTACTTCGTGTTTTTCGGCGGCGCCACGGGCACGCTCACCGCGTTCCTTCTGGCCTACACCACCCAGGTGATAATCTACCCCACCGTGGTGCAGGCGAAGCCGACGAACATCTTCACGACGGCGGCTTTCTTCCCCATCATGTTCGAGTTGACGATTCTGTTCTCGGCGTTCACCACGCTGTTCGGCTGCTTCGCCTTCATGGGCCTGCCCCGCTTGAATCACCCGCTTTTCGCCTCGAAGCAGTTCAAGAAGTTCTCGGACGACGGCTTCTTCATCTGCATCGAAGCACGCGACCCCAAATTCCATCAGGCGGAGACCAAGGCGCTCCTTGAGGAGATTGGCGGCAAGAACATCGAACTGGTGGAGGACGAACTGTAAGAGTTCCCGGGCTCAATCCATGAAATACTTTTTCATCATCTACATCCTGGTAGCGGTGGCTGTTGTGAGCTTCGCCGGCTTCCGTGGTCACAAGACGGAACAGACTCCGTGGGAAATCTTCCCGGACATGGACCGTCAGGCCAAGGTCAAGTACCAGCGCGCCAGCAACTTCTTTGAAGACGGTCACGCCATGCGTCACCCGGTGACGGGCACCATGCCAATCGGTTTCGTGATGCCCAGCAAGCCCGCCAGCGAGGGCTTTGAGAAGCAGGAATACGGCTTCACCCACGGCACCAGCTACTACTACACCGGCAAAATCGGTGACTTCTACGGCGACGGCTTCCCGAAGGAAGTGACGGTGGACACCGCACTGCTCAAGCGCGGCCAGGAACGCTACAACATCCATTGCGCGATCTGCCACGGCGCCTCCGGCAACGGCAAGGGCATGGTCACCAAGTACACCGTGGTGGCTCCGACTGACCTCACCGGCCCCGGCATTGATGATCCCGCCAACCCGACCTATCGCCCCGATGGCAAGATCTACGATGTGATCACCCACGGCTGGAACCAGATGGGCTCCTATGGCGCCAACGTTTCCGTGGAAGACCGCTGGGCCATCGTCGCCTACGTGCGCACGCTCCAGCACGCTGTGAAGAACCCAGCCCCCGCCCCTGCCAAGTAAAGGCCACACTCCTGTCCGCATGCATCATCCCCTGACACTCGACGACCTGCCACGCGACGGCGAGAAGCTGGATCTGGCCAAGATCAGCAAGCTCAACGGCATCCTCCTCATGGTGGGTGGCATTGGAGCGATCATCTCGCTGATCTACCTCTTCGGATTCGCCAACACCAAGGACGAAGCAGGCCATGTGATCAATCGCCAGGGCGAGTTCGCCTACTCCTGGCTGTTCGCCTTCTTCTTCTTCTTCACGATCAGCTGCGGTGGCGTCTTCTGGACCATGCTGCAGCATCTTTCCAACTCCGGTTGGAGTGTGGCTGTGCGCCGTCTCTTTGAAAACCTGGGCGGCAGCGTGAAGTTGATGGCGGTGCTCGCGCTCCCCTTCCTCCTCATCCCCGGCGTGCGCGACTCGTTGTGGGAGTGGATCGTGGTGCATCACCACGCCGCTGAAGTGGCCAAGGCACAAAACCTTGCCGGTGGCACCCAGGAAGCCCTGCACAACATGCATGAGGTGATCCTCGCAGAGAAGTACGGCTACCTGAACACCACCTTCTGGTACATCCGCGCCGTGTTCTACTTCGCGTTCCTGATTGGCATCATCGGTTTGCTTCGCAAGTGGAGCATCCAGCAGGACAGCGACGGTGACTTCAAGCACACCTTCCGTGCCCGCGCGCTCTGCGCCTTTCCGCTGCTCTTCTTCGCACTCACCGTGACCTTCAGCGCAGTCGACTGGGTCATGAGCATGGACTACACCTGGTACTCCACCATGTGGGGCGTGTACATCTTCGCCGGCGGCGCCTGGGCGGCCATGGCGGTCTCCATCCTTGCGCTCACCTATGTGCGCAGCAATGGATACCTCAACAAGATCGTGACGGGTGAGCACTACCACCTCATGGGCAAGCTGCTTCTGGCCTTCACCATCTTCTGGGCCTACATCGCCTTCAGCCAGTTCTTCCTCATCTGGTATGCGAACATCACGGAAGAAACGCGCTTCTTCATCCTGCGAAACACCGGCCCTTGGTGGTACCTGAGCAACATCCTCGTGTGGGGCCATTTCGTGGTCACCTTCGTGGTGCTGCTCTCCGCAAGCCGCAAGAAGAAGACCACCATGATGAACTGGGTCTGCGCCTGGGTCCTTCTCATGCACCTGGTGGACTGGTACTGGCTCGTCATTCCCGAGCGTGGACCTTCCCTTTCCAAAGGCGGCTACCTGATCAGCCCTGGTGCCTGGGTGGGTGATGTCATCGCCTTCCTGACCGTCGGTGGTCTTGCCGGCTGGGCTTACCTCCGCCGCCTTGCCAGGGCCAGCCTCTATCCCTGCCGCGACCCGCGCCTGCTGGAGTCCGTGACCGCCATCAACTAGCATCAGCAGCCGCAGTACCCGATTCGATTTCCCATGTCATCAACCGCGACACAACCACCTTCCCGCGCTCTCACCACCACGCTTGGCGTGCTGGCGGCGATTGCCAGCTTTGCCGTGCTGGCCGTGCTGTTCCAGTGGGCTGGCGGCGGCGCTCCCGAGGATACGCGTCACGAGCAGGCCCTGCAGAAGAAGGCCGACCTCCAGAAAGAACAGCAAGCCCTGCTGGTGAAAACCGGTATCGCCGGAAACACCGAAGCCGTCTTCGCCAAGGCTCTTGAAAGCATCAAGACCCGCCAGCAAGCTCCCAGCAAGGTAGTCGTTCCTGGATCCAAGACTGCGCTGGCACAGGCCGCTGCTGCCGCCCCGGCACCGGCTCCCGCCGCTGCCCCCGCAGACAAGAAGGCTCCTGAAGCTCCCGCCGCTGCACCGGCTCCAGCTCCAGCACCCGCCCCAGCTGCGGAACCCAAGCCAGCTCCGGCTCCTGTAACACCAGCTCCCGCACCTGCCGCCGCCCCGGCCCCAGCACCTCAGCCGACTCCCGCCCCGGCTCCTGCCGCTGGCGCACGGGTCGAGCCGCCGCTGCCGGTCAAGGAGGCTGAAGCCGCCCCGGCTGCCCCGGCACCCGCTCCGGTTCCCACGACTCCTCCCGCCGCGCCGCCGCCCCCTGTCTCTGCTCCTCCGCCGGCCCCCGCTCCTCCCGCACCGAATCCCCAGTAAGTTTTTCCCAAGTATCAACCAACCATGGCGACCACTGACTCGTCCGTCTCGAACAGCGACAGCCTGCGCCGCGCGGCCATTGACCGCTCGGTGAAAGGGCCGGTGCTATTCCTTTTCGCTAATGCCGCCATGTGGCTGCTGGCTGCGACCTTGATGGGCTTGATTGCCTCCATCAAACTGGTCTCCCCTGACTTCCTGAACAAGGACTGGCTCTGGTTCTTGAACTACGGTCGTCTTCAACCCGCTCACATGGCTGCGCTCGTTTATGGCTGGGCCATGCAGTCCGGTCTGGGCGTGGCGATCTGGCTCCTTGCCCGCCGTAGCGGACAGGCTCTCTCCGGTGGTGCCGGCACCATGCTTGTGGCAGGCATCTTCTGGAACGTGGGTGTTACTCTCGGCGTGGTCGGTATCCTCTCCGGCAATGGCACGGCGCTGCAGTGGCTGGAGTTCCCCTCCTTCGTCTGGCCGGTGCTGCTCATCCCGTACCTCGTCATCGCGGTGAAGATGATTGTGCACTACAACCGCGCGAATCGTCAGCAGGGTTTCCACCTCACCTCCTGGTACATCCTCGCAGCGCTGCTGTGCTTCCCTTGGATCTTCCTCACCGCTAACTTGGTTCTCAACTGCTTCGCGGCCGTCACGCCCCTCGGTGCCATCGGCGCAGGTGTGAATGCGTGGTACGTGAGCGCGGTGATCATGCTCTTCTTCGCTCCGCTGGGTCTTGGCGTTTGCTATTACTTCATCCCGAAGATCACCGGCCAGCCGGTGTACAGCTACCAGCTCGCGCAGATCGGCTTCTGGGGTCTCATCATCCTGGGCGGCTGGAGCGGCTTCCAGAAGTACATGGGTGGCCCGGTTCCCTCCTGGCTTGCTGCCGTGGGCGGCATGGCCACCATCCTGCTCCTCGTGCCCGCGGGCATCGTGGCGCTGAACCATCACCTGACCACCACGGGCAAGCACAGCCTCATTGAGACCAGCCCCACACTGCGCTTCATCTTCGTGGGTTCCGCCTCTTTCCTTGTGACCTGCGGCATCGCCGCCCTGACCAGCAATTTCTGGACCGGCCCGAACTTCCAGTTCACCCACGCGGAGTACGGCTACCACCTCGCCGCCGTCTACGCCTTCTTCAGCATGACGATGTTTGGCGCCATCTACTACATCACGCCTCGCCTCGCGGGTTGTGAGTGGCTCAGCGCCCGTCTGATTCGCAACCATTTCTGGTTCTCTGTGTACGGCATCGCCGCGCTGGTCATCTGCATGGTGATCGGTGGTCTTGCCCAGGGTCAAAGCCAGAACAACCCCGACAACTGGAACGCCTTGTTTGTCGGCAGCATCAAGAATGCCCAAGGCTATCTCGTGGGCCGTGTGCTCGCCTGGGCGTTCATCCTCTGGTCGAACTTCTGGTTCTTCACGCACCTGGTCTTCATGGTTCTCGGCCTTGGCCGCCGCAGCGTGGCTCCCACCCTGCTGGTCCATGATCACCACGACGAGCATGCAGCCCCTGTGCCTGCTCCCACGCATCCCCCGGCCTCCGCGACGGTCTAATTTTCTCCTCCACGTACGTAGCACATGACTGGTTCCCGCAAATTTCTGTTTGCCCTGGCAGGCGCCTTTAGCGTCCCGTGGCTGATGGTCATCATCATCCCGGCGCTTCACGCACAAAAGAGGCTCGTTCCCCGGCCTTACGTGAAGGATCGTGATGGCATCGAGGGTGTGTATCCCTCCACCACCATCGATCGCCAGGGACAGTTGGTGTTCATCAGAGAGGGTTGCGCCCAGTGCCACACCCAGATGATTCGTCCGAGCTTCGCCGGCATTACCGACGGCTGGAAGAAGGGCTGGGGCAGCGACCAGAGCGCGCAGCCCAAGCACGTGGTGCGCCCGAGCACCTGGGAAGATTATATGGGTGAGCCGGTGGCTCCGTTGGGCATCCAGCGCATTGGCCCTGATCTCGCCAACTACGGCTATCGCGCCCCGAGGAACGGTGGTGAGGTGGATCGTGCGGCCATCCACCTGAAGCTGTTTGCCCCGCGCGCAACCAAGGAGACCGCCTGGAGCATCATGCCGTCCTTCCGTCACCTCTACAAGGTGAAGCCCATCGAAGGCAATGGTTCTCCCAAGGCCCTGAAGCTTCCGGCTGACCTGCCCAAAGATTACCGCCCTGCGAAGGGTTATGAAGTGGTGCCCACCGAAGCGGCGGAGCAACTGGTCGACTACCTGCTTTCACTGAAGAAGGACTCCCCCGTGCCCGGCAAAGTCGTGGCTGAGGACGCGAAATAAGGATTGAGCCCATGAACGAAAACGCTCCACAGAATTTTGACGCCACCGACCTTGACCGCCTGCATGCTGCGGTGAAGCGCGAGAAGCCGGACGTGAGGCCCGGCGCAGAGCCCACGCCGCTCTGGGTCTTCATTGCCACCATGGCTGCCATGGTCATCGCTGGGGGCTACCTCGGCGCTTACGTCGGCGGTTTTAGCTTCGAACGCAATTCGCCCTTTGATGGCACGCCGGAGGACGTCCGGCCGATCGATGGGGATAAGGGTCCAGAGCTCGATCCCTTCCAACTCGCCATGAAAAAAGGCGCGGATGTGTATGCTATCTGCGGCGGTTGCCACGGTGTTGCCGGTGGTGGCCAGCCGGGGGCGATTCCGCCTCTCGCAGGATCTGAGTGGGTGCTCGGCGGTACCGAACGTACGGCTCGCATTGTCCTCCACGGCTTGAGTGGAGCTGTTCAGGTGAAGGGCGCTACCTACGTCAGCGCGATGCCTCCTCAGGGCGCACTGAACGACAAGGAAATCGCCAACGTGCTCACCTACATCCGCAACTCTTGGGGCAATAGCGGCTCCATGGTCACACCGGAGATGGTGAAGAAGATCAGAGAGGCGACCGCCTCCCACGCCGCTCCGTTCACCCAGGAGGAGCTTGAGCCCTTCAAGGACAAGAATATCGAGGGCCCGATTCCCGCCGGCCCCGGCGCTACTGCTGCCCCTGCCGCAGCTCCTGCACCCGCCAAGTAAAGTAACCTTTTTCAAAACCCCACTTACCAAGTACAGGTCAGCTCCCCCTTTCTCATGAGCTCTGCGACTGCCACTCACGACCACTCTCACGCCGATCATGCGCACGAGCATGATCACCACCAGCAGAGTTGGCTCTACAAGTACATCTTCTCGACCGACCACAAGGTCATCGGCATCCAGTACGGATTCACCGCAATGGCGTTCCTGCTGTTCGGTTTCTTCCTAATGATGGTCATGCGCTGGAGCATTGCCTTCCCAGGAGAAGGCATGCCCATCGTGAAACAGGTGTTTCATTGGACCGGACTCAATCTGCTGGGTGAGCGCTGGGCTCCAGGTGGCGTGGTGACTCCCGAGCTCTACAACATGTTCGGCGCCATGCACGGCACCATCATGGTGTTCCTTGGCATCGTGCCCCTCGGTTTCGCTGCGTTCGGCAACTATGTGATGCCCCTGCAGATCGGTGCGGTGGACATGGCCTTCCCGAAGCTGAATGCCTGGAGCTACTGGCTCTACTTCATCGGCGGCCTCATGATGATGATGAGCTTCTTCCTTCCGACGGGCGCTGCCCAGGTGGGTTGGACGAACTACTCCCCACTGGCCACCACGGCTCAGATCGACGTGAAGGATCTCTTCTGGACCGGTCAGACCCAGTGGCTCATGGCGATGGTGATGCTCATCTCCTCCTCGCTGCTCGGTGCGGTGAACTTCATCACCACCCTGCTGAACCTGCGCTGCAAAGGCATGACCTGGATGCGCATGCCGTTCTTCTGCTGGGCGATGCTCGTCACCGCCTTCCTGCTCCTGCTGGCCTTCCCCCCGCTGGAAGTGGCCGCCATCCTGCAGCTCTTTGATCGCCTCTTCGGTTCCAGCTTCTTCCTGCCGACCGGCCTTGTGGAAGCCAACCGTCACCTCGACATCGCCGGTGGTGGCAGCCCGCTGCTCTACCAGCACTTGTTCTGGTTCCTGGGCCACCCTGAGGTGTACGTGCTCATTCTTCCGGCCATCGCCATCGTGGCAGAGGTCATCCCTGCGAACATCCGCCGTCCGCTCTGGGGTCACCGCACCATGATCTACGCAGCCTTGGTGCTGGGCTTCCTGAGCTTCATCGTTTGGGCGCACCACATGTACCTCACGGGCATGGGCTCGGTGGTGAGCACCTTCTTCCAGATCACCACGGTGCTGATCTCGGTGCCATCAGTCATTCTGTTGACCTGCCTCATGATTTCGCTGTGGGGCGGCTCCATCCGGTTCAACACGGCGATGCTTTTCGCCTGCGCCTTCCTTCCGATGTTCGGTATCGGTGGTCTTACCGGTCTGCCTCTGGCCTTCAGCTACATCGACCTCTTCCTGCACGACACCTACTATGTGATCGGTCACTTCCACTACGTGGTGGCGCCTGGTACCATCTTCGGTCTCTTCGCCGGTGTCTATCACTGGTATCCGAAGATCACCGGCCGCTTCATGAATGAGAAGGCTGGCCGCCTGCACTTCTGGCCTTCGCTGGTGTTCATGAACCTGCTCTTCGCACCGATGCTGGTTCAGGGCATGGCGGGCTTCCATCGCCGCTGGCATGATGGTGGCGCCGCCTTCGAAGGCACCACGCACGGCACCATGTGGATCTCCGAGATCGTTGGCGGTGTTTTCCGTCTGTTCGGCTTCACCAT
Protein-coding regions in this window:
- the nrfD gene encoding NrfD/PsrC family molybdoenzyme membrane anchor subunit; amino-acid sequence: MAQSATASSKAPATPRILEREPLVLNNRNYAWITNRICGIVENRQPTLWWLLFVPSVMLTSIMVFGFVYLISTGVGVWGQKQPVAWAWDITNFVFWIGIGHAGTLISAILFLTRQKWRTAVNRASEAMTLFAVMCAGLYPAFHVGRVWMVWFLAPVPNANAVWQNFKSPLLWDVFAVSTYFTVSVLFWYLGLVPDLATLRDRCKAGIKKTLYGIFALGWRGGNRQWNHYEMAYLLLAALSTPLVLSVHSVVSFDFATSVVPGWHTTIFPPYFVAGAIFGGFAMVLTLMIPVRAIYGLHDLITAKHIDNMSKIILLTGTIVGYAYCMELFMAYYSASKYERDAFLLRTIYGPSWPYYYAMFFCNVIAPQLFWIKKMRTNLISVMIVCMFVNAGMWYERYVIIVTTLERHFMPGSWRTFDATWVDNWTFIGTFGFFLMNFLLFLRFLPVIAIAEVKGVVPQSNPHFDDHGERGVHELQPGVFGNPELPNKA
- a CDS encoding DUF3341 domain-containing protein — its product is MAKTTLKRVHGYLAEFESASDVYHASEKIRDAGFQRWDVHSPFPIHGLNEAMGVKRSTLPYFVFFGGATGTLTAFLLAYTTQVIIYPTVVQAKPTNIFTTAAFFPIMFELTILFSAFTTLFGCFAFMGLPRLNHPLFASKQFKKFSDDGFFICIEARDPKFHQAETKALLEEIGGKNIELVEDEL
- a CDS encoding cytochrome c; this encodes MKYFFIIYILVAVAVVSFAGFRGHKTEQTPWEIFPDMDRQAKVKYQRASNFFEDGHAMRHPVTGTMPIGFVMPSKPASEGFEKQEYGFTHGTSYYYTGKIGDFYGDGFPKEVTVDTALLKRGQERYNIHCAICHGASGNGKGMVTKYTVVAPTDLTGPGIDDPANPTYRPDGKIYDVITHGWNQMGSYGANVSVEDRWAIVAYVRTLQHAVKNPAPAPAK
- a CDS encoding cbb3-type cytochrome c oxidase subunit I, producing the protein MATTDSSVSNSDSLRRAAIDRSVKGPVLFLFANAAMWLLAATLMGLIASIKLVSPDFLNKDWLWFLNYGRLQPAHMAALVYGWAMQSGLGVAIWLLARRSGQALSGGAGTMLVAGIFWNVGVTLGVVGILSGNGTALQWLEFPSFVWPVLLIPYLVIAVKMIVHYNRANRQQGFHLTSWYILAALLCFPWIFLTANLVLNCFAAVTPLGAIGAGVNAWYVSAVIMLFFAPLGLGVCYYFIPKITGQPVYSYQLAQIGFWGLIILGGWSGFQKYMGGPVPSWLAAVGGMATILLLVPAGIVALNHHLTTTGKHSLIETSPTLRFIFVGSASFLVTCGIAALTSNFWTGPNFQFTHAEYGYHLAAVYAFFSMTMFGAIYYITPRLAGCEWLSARLIRNHFWFSVYGIAALVICMVIGGLAQGQSQNNPDNWNALFVGSIKNAQGYLVGRVLAWAFILWSNFWFFTHLVFMVLGLGRRSVAPTLLVHDHHDEHAAPVPAPTHPPASATV
- a CDS encoding cbb3-type cytochrome c oxidase subunit II, encoding MTGSRKFLFALAGAFSVPWLMVIIIPALHAQKRLVPRPYVKDRDGIEGVYPSTTIDRQGQLVFIREGCAQCHTQMIRPSFAGITDGWKKGWGSDQSAQPKHVVRPSTWEDYMGEPVAPLGIQRIGPDLANYGYRAPRNGGEVDRAAIHLKLFAPRATKETAWSIMPSFRHLYKVKPIEGNGSPKALKLPADLPKDYRPAKGYEVVPTEAAEQLVDYLLSLKKDSPVPGKVVAEDAK
- a CDS encoding cytochrome c, yielding MNENAPQNFDATDLDRLHAAVKREKPDVRPGAEPTPLWVFIATMAAMVIAGGYLGAYVGGFSFERNSPFDGTPEDVRPIDGDKGPELDPFQLAMKKGADVYAICGGCHGVAGGGQPGAIPPLAGSEWVLGGTERTARIVLHGLSGAVQVKGATYVSAMPPQGALNDKEIANVLTYIRNSWGNSGSMVTPEMVKKIREATASHAAPFTQEELEPFKDKNIEGPIPAGPGATAAPAAAPAPAK
- a CDS encoding cbb3-type cytochrome c oxidase subunit I — encoded protein: MSSATATHDHSHADHAHEHDHHQQSWLYKYIFSTDHKVIGIQYGFTAMAFLLFGFFLMMVMRWSIAFPGEGMPIVKQVFHWTGLNLLGERWAPGGVVTPELYNMFGAMHGTIMVFLGIVPLGFAAFGNYVMPLQIGAVDMAFPKLNAWSYWLYFIGGLMMMMSFFLPTGAAQVGWTNYSPLATTAQIDVKDLFWTGQTQWLMAMVMLISSSLLGAVNFITTLLNLRCKGMTWMRMPFFCWAMLVTAFLLLLAFPPLEVAAILQLFDRLFGSSFFLPTGLVEANRHLDIAGGGSPLLYQHLFWFLGHPEVYVLILPAIAIVAEVIPANIRRPLWGHRTMIYAALVLGFLSFIVWAHHMYLTGMGSVVSTFFQITTVLISVPSVILLTCLMISLWGGSIRFNTAMLFACAFLPMFGIGGLTGLPLAFSYIDLFLHDTYYVIGHFHYVVAPGTIFGLFAGVYHWYPKITGRFMNEKAGRLHFWPSLVFMNLLFAPMLVQGMAGFHRRWHDGGAAFEGTTHGTMWISEIVGGVFRLFGFTMLDPNTGKDITDTLMILNPLMSFAAWGLALSQIPFILNLFLSIKGGKKVTSDNPWHATTLEWATPTPPGHGNFLEEPVVYRQPYEYSVPGAETDYTPSWLPEGAKVEEKLTHASH